In the genome of Caldalkalibacillus salinus, one region contains:
- a CDS encoding DUF1284 domain-containing protein encodes MKMYRLRGHHLLCVHGFKGMGYSPQFVDKMSQVVGDIRDDNKDFDIEVVADLDDTCQACPHQGQTTCEKSPSSNDHVLSLDHHVIHHLDLQPGDKYAKSELVQRVADKVDPEDLDHLCQGCSWLSYGVCKDGIRALKQRHL; translated from the coding sequence TTGAAAATGTACCGTCTAAGAGGTCATCATTTGCTTTGTGTTCATGGTTTTAAAGGCATGGGATATAGTCCACAGTTCGTGGACAAAATGAGTCAGGTCGTGGGCGATATAAGAGATGACAATAAGGATTTTGATATAGAAGTGGTGGCAGACCTCGATGACACCTGTCAGGCTTGTCCTCATCAGGGGCAAACAACGTGTGAGAAAAGTCCGAGTTCTAACGACCATGTCTTGTCCTTAGACCATCATGTCATCCATCATCTCGATCTCCAACCGGGAGACAAATATGCTAAAAGTGAATTGGTGCAACGAGTAGCCGACAAAGTCGATCCAGAAGATTTAGACCACTTGTGTCAAGGGTGTTCGTGGTTATCATACGGGGTATGTAAAGATGGGATTCGTGCGTTAAAGCAGCGACATTTATGA
- a CDS encoding helix-turn-helix domain-containing protein, producing MIDKLNGERSVQGCYYILTGKKSGQAIQDTTLFGFQNWYGALPHLERSSFDSCVQQLKQENKVVSVDASKASYVTIQPAYYADVIQQWKSLDLAQRSGLQSTSLPATQVFTFWRRLQLWMQVCSHHINEHASFQPIVSDLESKMWVKEKWRRTQDKVEGIRRFKGALRDVFEQCTDPLFPSLCVSRLTGYGVAGRTFQQLEQLYDLPEAVLRLFWLQGARECMQHAKSHPDLQPFAKVEEGDGVLKDKHVGLTLSAFETLKYLDQGFDLQAIAYKRGLKVSTIEDHVVEIASKNPSFSVQPFLPSEVLERILNVSQKLKTKKLSVIKTELGSQVTYLQIRLALVKEAIRHVHKPIS from the coding sequence ATGATTGACAAACTAAACGGGGAAAGAAGTGTGCAGGGTTGCTATTACATACTCACAGGCAAGAAAAGTGGGCAGGCGATTCAGGACACCACTCTATTTGGATTTCAAAACTGGTACGGAGCTTTACCACACCTAGAACGTTCGTCGTTTGATTCTTGTGTCCAACAGCTTAAACAGGAGAACAAGGTTGTTTCCGTTGATGCTTCTAAGGCTTCTTATGTTACGATACAGCCAGCTTATTACGCTGATGTGATACAGCAATGGAAAAGCTTAGATTTGGCTCAACGTTCTGGACTACAATCCACTTCCTTACCGGCCACCCAAGTTTTCACTTTCTGGAGACGTTTGCAATTATGGATGCAGGTGTGTTCTCATCATATAAATGAACATGCATCATTTCAACCGATCGTGTCGGATTTAGAGAGCAAGATGTGGGTCAAGGAGAAGTGGAGGCGCACGCAGGACAAAGTAGAAGGCATTCGTCGTTTTAAAGGGGCTTTGCGTGACGTGTTCGAGCAGTGTACCGATCCCTTATTCCCGTCGTTGTGTGTGTCACGTTTAACAGGATACGGCGTTGCGGGGCGAACCTTTCAACAACTTGAGCAGCTTTATGACCTGCCTGAAGCAGTTTTACGCTTATTTTGGCTCCAAGGGGCTAGAGAGTGCATGCAACACGCTAAGTCTCACCCTGATCTGCAGCCATTTGCTAAGGTTGAAGAAGGAGATGGCGTCTTAAAGGACAAGCATGTTGGGCTCACTCTTTCAGCCTTTGAAACTTTAAAATATCTAGACCAAGGATTTGATCTCCAAGCTATTGCCTATAAAAGAGGATTGAAGGTCAGCACAATTGAGGATCACGTCGTCGAAATTGCCTCTAAAAATCCTAGTTTTTCTGTCCAACCGTTTCTGCCATCAGAAGTGTTAGAGCGGATTCTCAATGTCAGTCAGAAGCTGAAAACCAAGAAGTTAAGTGTCATAAAAACGGAGTTAGGGTCTCAAGTGACCTACTTACAAATTCGTTTGGCTTTAGTAAAGGAGGCCATACGTCATGTCCACAAACCAATATCTTGA
- a CDS encoding CPBP family intramembrane glutamic endopeptidase yields the protein MNDLRDKLDSMPNRVLFLNLALTQGVLFVVGLILYYVFLRKKMTITELYHFNDFGTAMLYGTVFAVVIITLDVWLMKRLPKGYFDDGGINERIFRDVNVFQIAVIALFVAFVEEWLFRGVLQNLIGLFWTSILFALLHYRYLNKWFYGMLVLAISFGFGTLYQWTGNLWSVIWAHFLIDFILGCLIRYRLVETRV from the coding sequence ATGAACGACCTGAGAGATAAATTAGACAGTATGCCAAATCGTGTGTTGTTCTTGAACTTAGCCCTCACACAAGGGGTCCTTTTTGTAGTCGGCTTAATCCTATATTACGTTTTTCTTAGAAAAAAAATGACCATCACTGAACTGTATCACTTTAATGATTTCGGCACGGCTATGCTATACGGCACAGTGTTTGCGGTCGTGATCATAACATTAGACGTATGGCTGATGAAACGACTACCTAAAGGATATTTTGATGATGGGGGGATTAACGAACGTATCTTTCGTGACGTCAACGTGTTCCAAATTGCTGTCATTGCTTTGTTCGTCGCCTTCGTAGAGGAGTGGCTATTTAGAGGTGTGCTACAAAATTTAATCGGTTTATTCTGGACGAGCATCCTCTTTGCATTATTGCATTATCGTTACTTAAACAAGTGGTTTTACGGCATGCTTGTACTTGCGATTAGTTTTGGTTTTGGTACACTATATCAGTGGACAGGCAATTTATGGAGTGTCATATGGGCGCATTTCTTGATAGATTTTATTTTAGGATGTTTGATTCGGTACCGCCTCGTTGAGACAAGGGTATAA
- a CDS encoding RecQ family ATP-dependent DNA helicase, with translation MSTNQYLEYNHGHQVSDELMQQTLQKVYGYHDFREDQASIIRCVISGRDTLVIKTTGGGKSLCYQIPSLLLPAATVVISPLVSLMEDQVRDAHLHGRKDTVAIHGHLSGAEKGAILAHIHQYNLIYVSPEGIQNDTIMRALSRRRVSLFVVDEAHCISQWGHDFRQDYLRLAHIRKKLGQPTCMALTATATTEVKNDILFYLDMVNPKSFISSVNRENLYHYVQRVENEQQKITFIYDLLNRRQDAGLVYCSSRAKTEELTQYFQAQGITSIAYYHGGVNPEERRMIQEQFQQGELKVIFATNAFGMGINKPDIRYVIHYHFPSQLEAYVQEMGRCSRDGKSGVSIVLAQAGDEQIPYHFLEQEYTSPSKVQLLFRYLKQMGYKTPSNEEEMQKVAYSLDFPLQALDTVLFQLKQVLADSRLTAGNIDELEIEVQARMDQLRLKRSKKIATMYHWLQLGEAECRRSFILHYFSERLKHDQSEWCCDLCGYRPEWLEIDVDTCHSIRPFETPHGDRLHWSEALDQLLPPSHL, from the coding sequence ATGTCCACAAACCAATATCTTGAATACAATCACGGACATCAAGTGTCGGATGAGCTTATGCAACAAACGCTGCAAAAAGTCTACGGCTATCATGATTTTAGAGAAGATCAGGCTTCAATTATACGGTGTGTGATATCGGGAAGGGATACCCTAGTGATTAAAACAACGGGTGGTGGAAAGTCTTTATGCTACCAAATCCCGTCTCTCCTATTGCCAGCTGCAACGGTTGTCATATCACCGCTCGTGTCTTTGATGGAAGACCAAGTACGGGACGCGCATTTACATGGACGTAAGGATACAGTAGCCATACACGGGCATTTATCGGGGGCAGAGAAAGGTGCCATTCTGGCTCATATCCACCAGTATAATCTTATATACGTTTCTCCTGAAGGCATACAAAACGACACGATCATGCGTGCCTTAAGCCGACGTAGGGTTTCGCTATTCGTTGTTGATGAAGCACATTGCATTTCTCAATGGGGACATGATTTTCGACAGGACTATTTACGCCTAGCCCATATTAGAAAAAAACTGGGGCAACCCACATGTATGGCTTTGACTGCAACAGCGACAACGGAGGTAAAAAACGATATCCTGTTCTACTTGGACATGGTGAACCCGAAGTCGTTCATTTCCTCCGTAAATAGAGAAAACCTTTATCACTATGTTCAAAGGGTTGAGAACGAACAACAAAAGATCACATTCATCTACGATCTATTAAACAGACGTCAGGATGCTGGATTAGTCTATTGCTCCTCTAGAGCGAAGACGGAGGAGTTAACACAATATTTTCAAGCCCAGGGGATAACGTCCATAGCTTACTATCACGGTGGGGTCAACCCAGAAGAAAGACGTATGATCCAAGAACAGTTTCAACAAGGAGAGTTGAAAGTCATTTTTGCCACGAACGCTTTTGGCATGGGCATTAATAAGCCGGATATTCGCTATGTCATTCACTATCATTTTCCTAGTCAGCTTGAGGCATACGTGCAGGAGATGGGGAGATGTAGTCGGGACGGGAAATCCGGTGTATCCATTGTGCTCGCGCAAGCAGGTGATGAACAAATCCCTTATCACTTTCTAGAACAGGAATATACGTCACCTAGCAAAGTACAGTTATTATTTAGGTACCTGAAACAAATGGGTTATAAAACGCCGTCTAATGAAGAGGAGATGCAGAAGGTGGCTTACTCACTGGATTTTCCATTACAAGCGTTGGACACTGTCCTCTTTCAGTTAAAGCAAGTTTTGGCCGATTCACGATTAACGGCGGGAAACATAGATGAGTTAGAAATAGAAGTGCAAGCGCGAATGGATCAGTTGCGTCTCAAACGGTCCAAAAAAATTGCCACGATGTATCACTGGTTACAGTTGGGGGAAGCTGAATGCAGGCGATCTTTTATTTTACATTATTTCTCTGAACGCCTTAAGCACGACCAGTCAGAGTGGTGTTGTGATTTGTGTGGCTATCGCCCTGAATGGTTGGAGATAGACGTCGACACATGTCATTCAATACGGCCGTTCGAGACCCCACATGGGGATAGACTGCACTGGTCAGAAGCGCTTGATCAGTTGCTACCACCTAGCCACTTATGA
- a CDS encoding LysM peptidoglycan-binding domain-containing protein, producing MVNSDNDQGKNSMNHRHSDDSYSHTSSLPPRAVKHGKRKLRKRKRAEHTDALTHDTDAPVEDQDLDKQEESHSTLSGGFPLIQIILYTFLAMIVAFLLFWAWEFKQQQVQLPTPVNLLEDIQEESGPDRANENIPGSDEEDARADGTEDSNATPSEQPGAPTHDGPEGEASPSQNGSTNDESSEYVGEVEDTSETDTAHQTEPNAESEEEEHLPPVELSEEVVAVHTVQAGETFYSITMLYYDDKRYLEPLAAFNQIDDIRQINAGSQIRIPAKK from the coding sequence ATGGTGAATTCAGATAACGATCAGGGAAAAAATTCAATGAATCATCGCCATAGCGATGATTCATATTCACATACGAGTTCTTTACCTCCAAGAGCGGTTAAACATGGCAAGCGGAAATTACGCAAGCGTAAACGTGCCGAACATACTGACGCTCTCACTCATGACACAGATGCACCAGTTGAAGATCAGGATTTAGATAAACAGGAAGAAAGCCATTCGACATTATCAGGTGGCTTTCCATTAATACAGATTATTCTTTATACGTTTTTGGCCATGATTGTTGCGTTTCTATTGTTTTGGGCTTGGGAGTTTAAGCAACAGCAGGTACAGCTTCCAACACCGGTCAACCTTTTAGAAGACATACAAGAAGAATCTGGTCCTGATAGAGCGAATGAAAATATACCAGGGTCTGATGAAGAGGATGCACGTGCAGATGGCACGGAAGATTCCAATGCAACCCCTTCGGAGCAACCTGGTGCCCCAACTCATGATGGTCCCGAGGGAGAGGCATCGCCATCACAGAACGGGTCTACAAATGATGAATCCTCCGAGTATGTAGGGGAGGTTGAGGATACTTCAGAAACGGATACAGCTCACCAAACGGAACCGAACGCTGAAAGTGAGGAAGAAGAGCATTTACCACCTGTTGAGTTAAGTGAGGAAGTCGTCGCTGTCCATACCGTTCAAGCGGGAGAAACCTTCTATTCCATAACGATGCTTTACTATGATGATAAACGTTATCTAGAGCCGCTAGCAGCGTTTAATCAGATTGATGATATCCGACAGATCAATGCCGGTTCTCAGATTCGGATACCTGCTAAAAAATAA
- a CDS encoding inorganic diphosphatase, producing MAFENRVVDAFIEIPTGSQNKYEYDKETGTFKLDRVLYSPMHYPTEYGYLENTLALDGDPLDILVLTTFPTFPGCVISSRVIGVLNMSDDKGQDEKLLAVPVDDPRWDAVNTLEDVPEHNLKEIEHFFKVYKDLENKETKIEGWEGPEKAAQLIDECIDRFPG from the coding sequence ATGGCATTTGAGAACCGTGTCGTAGATGCTTTCATCGAAATTCCAACAGGTAGTCAGAATAAATACGAGTATGATAAAGAGACGGGGACGTTCAAATTAGACCGTGTCTTGTACTCCCCTATGCACTATCCAACTGAGTACGGTTATTTGGAGAATACACTAGCGTTAGATGGTGACCCACTCGATATCTTGGTCCTCACCACATTCCCTACATTCCCTGGATGTGTGATTTCTTCACGTGTGATTGGCGTTCTCAATATGTCCGATGATAAAGGGCAAGATGAGAAGCTCCTCGCTGTACCAGTGGATGACCCGCGTTGGGATGCCGTGAACACTTTAGAAGATGTGCCAGAACATAATCTAAAGGAAATTGAACATTTCTTTAAGGTGTACAAAGACCTTGAGAACAAAGAAACAAAAATTGAAGGATGGGAAGGTCCTGAAAAGGCTGCACAATTAATAGATGAGTGCATTGACCGCTTTCCTGGGTAA
- a CDS encoding glycosyl hydrolase family 18 protein: MQIHVVQPGDSLWQISQTYSTPLERIVQTNQIPNPSQLVVGQTIVIPIWGSYHWVQPGESLFQIAQQYGTTVDALLQINRIPNPDQIWPGLRLYIPQQEREVKDVSAYIEIMEDGTDEPPILQSVAPHLTYVTIFSYELNPDGTLNPIPDQPTINTAYQNRVVPIMVITNIEEGGFNTELATTILSDEDLQDRVLNEAMQIMNQKGYLGLDFDLEFLGEENRERYNQFLRKAQQRLDEQNYLLSTAIPPKVSGEQEGVLYEGHDYAAHGEIADKVFVMTYEWGWSGGPPMAVAPLDQVRRVIEYAASQIPNEKVMMGIPLYGYDWTLPYEEGGEFARAISPQEAIELAAQYNAAIEYDETAQSPFFNYVDEEGNQHEVWFEDARSIQAKFDLIKAFNLGGFFYWVLRFEFPQNWLLIQDNFLVRKRV; the protein is encoded by the coding sequence ATTCACGTGGTTCAACCTGGAGATAGCCTATGGCAAATCTCTCAAACATATAGCACGCCATTGGAGCGCATTGTCCAAACGAACCAGATTCCAAACCCTAGCCAACTGGTCGTAGGTCAAACCATCGTTATCCCTATCTGGGGAAGCTACCATTGGGTACAGCCTGGTGAAAGCTTGTTCCAAATTGCCCAACAATATGGCACCACAGTCGATGCACTGCTTCAGATCAATCGGATACCAAACCCTGATCAAATATGGCCTGGACTACGCCTGTATATTCCCCAGCAAGAAAGAGAGGTCAAGGACGTCAGCGCATACATTGAGATTATGGAGGATGGGACGGATGAGCCTCCGATACTCCAATCGGTTGCTCCACATTTAACTTACGTCACTATTTTCAGTTATGAGTTGAACCCCGATGGGACACTAAATCCGATTCCAGACCAACCCACCATTAACACGGCTTATCAAAACCGCGTTGTCCCTATTATGGTCATTACCAATATTGAGGAAGGCGGCTTTAATACCGAGCTTGCCACAACGATTCTTAGTGATGAAGATCTACAAGATCGTGTATTAAACGAAGCGATGCAAATCATGAACCAAAAAGGGTACTTAGGCCTTGACTTTGATTTAGAGTTTCTAGGGGAGGAGAACCGAGAAAGATATAATCAATTCCTAAGAAAAGCACAGCAACGACTGGATGAACAAAATTATCTCTTGTCCACCGCGATTCCACCAAAAGTAAGCGGAGAACAAGAAGGCGTGCTTTACGAAGGGCATGATTACGCCGCTCACGGTGAAATCGCGGACAAAGTGTTCGTCATGACGTATGAGTGGGGATGGTCAGGTGGGCCCCCGATGGCGGTGGCACCATTGGACCAAGTACGACGCGTCATTGAATACGCAGCTTCACAGATCCCAAACGAGAAGGTGATGATGGGGATCCCCCTCTATGGCTACGATTGGACATTGCCGTACGAAGAGGGTGGGGAGTTCGCCCGTGCCATTAGCCCACAAGAAGCTATTGAATTGGCTGCTCAGTATAACGCCGCCATTGAATATGACGAAACGGCCCAATCGCCATTTTTTAATTATGTCGATGAGGAGGGGAACCAACATGAGGTTTGGTTTGAGGATGCCCGCAGTATTCAGGCCAAATTTGATTTGATCAAAGCATTCAACCTTGGTGGATTTTTCTACTGGGTGCTGAGGTTTGAATTTCCACAGAATTGGCTGTTGATTCAGGATAATTTTCTAGTCCGTAAACGTGTCTAA